CCGTAAACCCTTATCGTTCCCTGGTCAATGCTGTATCTCCAGTTTTCTGAGTCTTTTTTGCCCACAAATATGATGATGTTGGGTGAATCTAAATCATAGTCCTCGTCTCTATTCCTGTAAATCCTTCCCCACCGCTGAACCTGGCTGTCAATAGGTGAAATCTCAGTTATCATTGCGTCAAAGTCGGCGTCCACAGATGCCTCAACAACTTGTGTTGTTACCAAAAGAACTGGATTAGGCTCTGTCTCGGGTATGTTCCCTTTTTTAATCGCGTCCCTATATTTCTTGTGCTCTTCCAAAAGTCTCTTAATTACTCTGATAGTTTCTTGCTTCCTCTTTTCAGGAAGCCTTGAGTGAAGAAGCTCGACCGTCCACTTGTCTCCTAATGCCTTTTTGAGCTCATCATACGCTTTAATCGCCTTCTTAACGTTATTAACAACCATGATAACAGTTCTCAAGCCATTGGGTTCAAACTTCTCGGTAATTTTTTCCAGAACACATTCCTTACCGGTAAATACAGGCCCATATTTGTTGGTTTCTTCATCTTGAGAATATTCAAAAAGGGGCTTATCAATTACTTCAATCTTGTGGCGTTTTCTAGTTAGGTTTTTAACATCATCCTTTCTCTCTTCAAACTCCTCTGCGACATCTACGACTTTAAAGTTAAACACTGGAGCTGGGAACTCCTCTGGATTGACACCAAGCTTATTAGCTTCATCTTTGCTAAAACCGCTGATGTACCATTTTATGTGCGGCGGCAGGGTAGCTGTGATAATAAGAATCTTTCCTCCAGCGTTTTTTATCAGTTTAAGCGTTTTTAGAAAGACTGCTACCATTTCTGGGGTGTAAGCCTGAACCTCGTCAACTACTATCGCTGACTCGGGATAAACTGAGATAACCTTGTCAGAGCCATAGTAGTTCAGCCCCGTTAGGAAAACCTGATCAGGTGTTGAGAGCATTACGGGCATCGCCAGCAATCCAGCGGAATTCACCTTCTTCTCGACATCAACTTCCTTTCCGGCCCCATTGATGTATTCCATGAAAGCCGTTGAATGGAGCAATCCCACGTGTCTATCGTTGAAGTACTCCCTGGAAAGACGCCTGTAGAGGTCGTTGAGTGCGACTCTAAGTGGAAGCGTGTAAATAAGCTTGCCCTTATTTTTCGCCCACAGAACCGCCAGCTCCGTCTTACCTGAGCCTGTTGGTGCTATGACGGCAAGATAATCCAAGTCGTGCTTCTTCAGAAGTTCCCCCTGCCAGAGCCCCTTGAATGATCCCTTGGCTTTCTCCTTTATTCTTCTGCTAATGGTGTGCTCTATGTTGCCGAATATTATGTGTATATCTCTGACTTTTTCAATGTCAAAGTCCCCGCTGGAGGAGTAGTCGCACCTTCTGAGCATGCCTAGAAAGAGCAGGAAGTCAACGTCAGATTTTTCGGGGTTGTACAGGGATACCTCTTCTGAGAGATCTTCTCCAAAGGCTCCGACTTTTTCTTTGAACCTGATCACCCGGGAGAAATCCATTTCGGATTTCAGCTCTTTAACGGCCTCAATAATAAATTCTCCATTTTTCTTTCCAGTGAACTCTCGCTGTATTGTCCCGAGGTAAGCCCGCAGGAACTTTTGGATTGTCCCACGTTGCGATACAAAAAACCTTAGGTATCTCTCAACATCCTCATGATAAGTTTCCAAGATTTCCGTGATATCTTTATCGCCACTAAAAAACTCGTTGTAATGGTGAAGTAGCACAGCGGTTCTTATCTTTGAATCCTCTTCGCTATTTCCAAGCAGATCAATGCTCCAGAGAATCGAAAAAACTTCGTGGTGGCCATACGTTTTGATACCATTGCTTTCTTTGAGAAATTCCAAGAGTTCTTGAGGAAGTCTCTCGTCCCTATAAAGCCTTCTCTGGAAGTCTAGACTTACCTTGCCAAGGTCGTGGATTATTATGGCCTTTGCAAGATCCTTGAACATGGCTTTTCTCTCAGGGGGATTTCTCAAGGGCTCGTAGGATATTGAATCCCCGAGACTTTCGAGAAAGTCGTACAGCTCGATGCTCCTGTTTAGGGCCTTTATAACGTGGGATATCAAAAGGGCATCTCTCTCCGTAATTTCGCCTCTCACACTCTTTGCGCGGATGGATTTTAGTAGTTTTGATCCAATGCCCTCACTCATGAATTTGTCCAGCCTCTGCTGTGCCATCACAACCACCCGCTAGCATTTTTATCCTCATCGTTAATTATTTTAAATTCCCCAATTGGGCCTTGGTAAACCTCGATTTTCACCTTATCCGTTAATTTTAGGTACTTCCACGCCCCCACATATATCACCGGATCGAAGTTAGCATCCCTAAACGTGGATTTCGTGATCTCGGCCCTGTGCCGTACAGGCTGGCCGTTGTTTTTGAAGACTACTTTAATCGGAACTGAATACGTTGGATACTCCTTCTTCCTTAAGAGATCTAGGGGCATTTTGATATAAGTGGGGTAGATGATCCCTATCTCTTGAAAACGGTCTCTGTCTCTTTTTTGTCTCTCAACGAACTCCACATTTCTTACGAACACAACATCCTCGCTCCTGCCGAGGGAGAGAATCTTTTTTGGATTCTCAAGAGCGCTTTTAATTTTCTCCAGAAAATCCTCGTCTTCATGTCTGAGAAAGATGTAAAGCCAGCCGTTGAAGAGTTCCTGCTGAATAACGGGGCTTCTCTGGGAGGTTATGGGGTAACCATACAGCGGACGGTCTTGGTTCCAGAGTGTCGGCCGACCTTTAAAGCGAACCAGGGATATCCCCGTTTTTGTGGCCTTTATCAACTGCTGGTAGTTCCAGAAGACGCTCTCGAAACCGCCGTGAACGCTGACTTTAAGGTTCCACCATGTTTCAATGCCCCTCTTATGTCCATACCAGTCGTCAAGGGCATTCTGGAACATCCCGATTATCGTTGACTTCGGCGGCAACGGGTAAGTCTGGGCATAGTAAAAGGTAAATGGATTGCGATACTGAGCAAAGGGCTGAAAGAGCTCGATGAGCAGAGTTTTCTCGGCCATATCCATCACTTGATCCTTACCTCTACGCTAGGGTCTTTGAAGATTAGAATCTCAGGTAGGGCGCCATCTTTATTTTTCCTGTTTTCGTTCTCTTCCCCACAATTCTTGCTTTCATTGAACAGCAATTTTTTGATGTAGCACGTGAGGCCTTCCTTAGATGCCACTTGCTTGATGTTTCCGTTAGTCCCATTGATTTCGAAAACTACAGTCCTTTTTCTTGAAACGCTCCTTTTCCTTCTGACGCGGACAGTCTTCTCGTTTGAGCCTTCCGAATTGGATTCAACGATTTCCTCAATGTATTCTTCCGTGCCGTTCTCACCCGCTGTAATTCTCTTGACTCTCTTGATTATCTTCCCTTCCTTTTCCTCAACTTCAATGTACTCTTCCTCCTCAAATTCCCCGAGGAGCTGAATTCTGTCTTTAAATGTGTCATAGGGCTTGTTCTTGTAAATTCCAAGGATGAGAAGCTTTGGAGTAAGAACCTCCTGGCGCCCCTTAATATTCCTCTTGAGGTTCAGAACGGCTCTGACAAGCTTGAGAACCCTCTCTCTCCTTGCTTCTTCGCCGAGGTCAAACTGAATCTCATAGAGCTTAACTTCTTTATTGTTGCCTGTTGGGTCAACTATTGGGACTATCCTGAGTTTCTCTAGTTTAACCTCCGCTATTCCCAGCTTCCCCTCCTTGGAGCTAAGAGTTAGCGAATTAGCTGGAGCACTTTCTTTCTTCCCCTTCTTCCTTCCTTTGCTGTTGCTTTCGAAGAAAGTTCTGTACTCCTCAATCTTCTTTGCGTTTTCACCCTCGGTCTTTAGATTATCAAGGGCCGTTTTAACGTCGTCTATCTTCGTCGTGAACACTGAGAACCTTCCCACGTTATCAACGTCAACGACGACGGTGTAGATGTAATAGGAATAGTGCTCTTCAACCGTGAATAAGTTTGGCTCAAGCTTTGTGGTGAGACCAGCTCTCAGGGCCCTCTGGGCTATCCAGTGGTTCCCGTTGAAGTGGGAGTCATAGTAAAACGGTGTCATCGAAACCGCGTGGCTTATCCTGACAGGGGCGGTTCTCGACTGAGTTGGCTCTGACTTTGTAACGAGGTATCCGAAGAGGTCGAACTCAGGATACTTGAGTATCTCCCCGCTGAACAGGACGTCGGGCTTGGGGTTGAAAACGTCTCCCTTACTTTTCTCGCCTGTGTCTTTTATGAAAACATTCCCTGGTGCAATTTCGTTTTCTCCAAAGATTCCGCTGTCATTGAGCATGCTGTATCTCAGGGCATATTTGCTCACCAGAGTGTGCTGCCTTCCATCCCAGCGGGTTATCTTCTTGAGCTCTTGGTAGTTCCCACTCCCCTGGTCGTAGTTGAGAGAGCTCCCATAAAATACCACATCCATAACGAGGAACCTTCCCATCACCTTTCACCTCCAGACATTATGCCGAGTATAACGGAGTAAGCAACTTTCTCAAAATTCGCCTCCGAAGAAAGAAAGGCTTCTCCGAGCAGGTTGGCAAGCCTTTTAGCGTCTGAATTGTCCTTGACTTGGGCATTGAGGGCCCTTAAGAGGATCCAAAAGAACCTGTTCTGGTCATTTGCCTTTACCGCGTTGAGCAGGTCAAAAACGAGCTTCTGGCGGTAGTTATCAGAGCCTGCTTTGCCCAGAGCTCTCGAGCTTAATCTCTGAAGGTCTCTTAGTAGTTCTGAGGAACTTAATTTCCCAAATTCTTTATTCTTCGGATTCTTCACTCGAGCCGACATCAGCACCCCCTCCAGCAAGGCCGACAACAAGAGCTAAAGCAAAATCTTCCCAAGACTCGTCATTTGTGAGGATACGCCTGAAGATGTAACTGTTAACCCGTGAGGCACTCTCTTTATTGTTCGCCTGAAGTAGTGTCTTTAGCAGGATGTTCACAAAGGCATTTCTGTGGTGCCTCCTAACCGCTGAAAAGAGGGGATAGATAATGTTTTTATCGCCAATAGCCTTGCGAACGTTCCATGCGTTTTGGTTCATGTCGTGGTAGTACTCCTTAACCCCCGCAACGGCTCTGGCCGGACGCTCGAAGAAGAAATTACCGAAGAGACCAGAGTCCCTGCCGATACTTCTCAATTTTGCGTCTATAGCAAGGGCGTAGAGACTGGCCCGCCACCTGATAGGACCGCTGTCCTTTATACCGTTCCTGACGTGTTTTAGAATTAGGGGATAGAGCGGTTTTTGTCTTAGAAACCTCCCTAAAAGCCAGATATTGGAGCCATTGACCGATAGCGAAGTATTAAGGGCCTCACGAATCTGGTCGTCGAGGAGTATGGACGCGTGAAGCTTGGGGATGCCTATGTATTCGACTTTCGCAAATGCTTGGTTATTTATTATTCTACCTTTCTCGTCGCGGTAAAGCTGTATTAGATACATATTTTCCAGTGAATAGGAGGATTTCTTTTCTGTCATCATATCTATAATTGCCCACCAAGTAACTTTGAAAATGAACCTGCTGTTATTTGATTCCCTTAAACTTTTTGTCCATTCACGTAGTTTTCTGTTAGTTTCATAGCAAAACTCGAGATCTGGGCTGTAGAACAATATTTTACCGGCATTATGATAGTTCACATCTATCATACCAACATCAACGCAGATTAGATATGCCAAGAGATTAGGAATCTGTTCCTGAAGCTGGCTGATATCAAACGTCGTGTAGAGAATGTTTGGAAATTCGTTGTCTGAGGGCAGGAATTTAGATAAATCCTTTGATATCTTTCTGACTTTTCCGTCGAGAATATTTTTGAATGCGTTGAACTGCTCTTTTATCCCTTTGCTTTGATTGAAAAACAAGTAGTTGTGGTAGAAACTGGAATCTATGGGTAATCGGAAGAACTTTGAAAGTTTCTTTGATTCTTTAGTATTGTCTCCCAGGACTGAATTTGAAGCGATGTGCCTCCACCTCTCTCTTAGGTACTGTTCCAGTTCATAGTGGACCTCAATAGCTTTGTTTATTTTGTTCTTGCACTCTTTAGGAAGCTCTTCCCATAGCTTTGATTTTTCATGTGAGTTCTTGATTAATTTCTCAAAATCTTCCAAACTTAGCTTATGCTCAATGTCCCCAGCACCTTTCTTCTCTATTAACTCTCCCCTTTTTCCAATAATTCTTTTTACCAAGACTTCGCACTTTATGTT
This window of the Thermococcus siculi genome carries:
- the cas3 gene encoding CRISPR-associated helicase Cas3', whose amino-acid sequence is MAQQRLDKFMSEGIGSKLLKSIRAKSVRGEITERDALLISHVIKALNRSIELYDFLESLGDSISYEPLRNPPERKAMFKDLAKAIIIHDLGKVSLDFQRRLYRDERLPQELLEFLKESNGIKTYGHHEVFSILWSIDLLGNSEEDSKIRTAVLLHHYNEFFSGDKDITEILETYHEDVERYLRFFVSQRGTIQKFLRAYLGTIQREFTGKKNGEFIIEAVKELKSEMDFSRVIRFKEKVGAFGEDLSEEVSLYNPEKSDVDFLLFLGMLRRCDYSSSGDFDIEKVRDIHIIFGNIEHTISRRIKEKAKGSFKGLWQGELLKKHDLDYLAVIAPTGSGKTELAVLWAKNKGKLIYTLPLRVALNDLYRRLSREYFNDRHVGLLHSTAFMEYINGAGKEVDVEKKVNSAGLLAMPVMLSTPDQVFLTGLNYYGSDKVISVYPESAIVVDEVQAYTPEMVAVFLKTLKLIKNAGGKILIITATLPPHIKWYISGFSKDEANKLGVNPEEFPAPVFNFKVVDVAEEFEERKDDVKNLTRKRHKIEVIDKPLFEYSQDEETNKYGPVFTGKECVLEKITEKFEPNGLRTVIMVVNNVKKAIKAYDELKKALGDKWTVELLHSRLPEKRKQETIRVIKRLLEEHKKYRDAIKKGNIPETEPNPVLLVTTQVVEASVDADFDAMITEISPIDSQVQRWGRIYRNRDEDYDLDSPNIIIFVGKKDSENWRYSIDQGTIRVYGQGIGRKILGRTIEVLKSLERNPKPLDYKAERDAIYGVYSGEILREYITQVKELLDKLDYFTLEKKSEAQRVFRQLGGMYFVVPTLMSEEFGGDEIVKRFRKLLSEDKNSKLTWEEIIREVYQIDGELGRKELNNKKWELKKILQEYSVNVPIWFVLEDPILQAALYRTFKGYPVVLSWDKKKAEDLWKYGVDEVVKRDLDEVDIW
- the cas5b gene encoding type I-B CRISPR-associated protein Cas5b; amino-acid sequence: MDMAEKTLLIELFQPFAQYRNPFTFYYAQTYPLPPKSTIIGMFQNALDDWYGHKRGIETWWNLKVSVHGGFESVFWNYQQLIKATKTGISLVRFKGRPTLWNQDRPLYGYPITSQRSPVIQQELFNGWLYIFLRHEDEDFLEKIKSALENPKKILSLGRSEDVVFVRNVEFVERQKRDRDRFQEIGIIYPTYIKMPLDLLRKKEYPTYSVPIKVVFKNNGQPVRHRAEITKSTFRDANFDPVIYVGAWKYLKLTDKVKIEVYQGPIGEFKIINDEDKNASGWL
- the cas7i gene encoding type I-B CRISPR-associated protein Cas7/Cst2/DevR is translated as MGRFLVMDVVFYGSSLNYDQGSGNYQELKKITRWDGRQHTLVSKYALRYSMLNDSGIFGENEIAPGNVFIKDTGEKSKGDVFNPKPDVLFSGEILKYPEFDLFGYLVTKSEPTQSRTAPVRISHAVSMTPFYYDSHFNGNHWIAQRALRAGLTTKLEPNLFTVEEHYSYYIYTVVVDVDNVGRFSVFTTKIDDVKTALDNLKTEGENAKKIEEYRTFFESNSKGRKKGKKESAPANSLTLSSKEGKLGIAEVKLEKLRIVPIVDPTGNNKEVKLYEIQFDLGEEARRERVLKLVRAVLNLKRNIKGRQEVLTPKLLILGIYKNKPYDTFKDRIQLLGEFEEEEYIEVEEKEGKIIKRVKRITAGENGTEEYIEEIVESNSEGSNEKTVRVRRKRSVSRKRTVVFEINGTNGNIKQVASKEGLTCYIKKLLFNESKNCGEENENRKNKDGALPEILIFKDPSVEVRIK